A window of Cryptomeria japonica chromosome 3, Sugi_1.0, whole genome shotgun sequence contains these coding sequences:
- the LOC131038763 gene encoding F-box/kelch-repeat protein At1g80440-like yields the protein MGSLFPCLPDEIGWECLLRVELNSHHNLRCVCKSWNAALKSPHFYRERKRLKISEQRICMLQDIVGVCSRVAVYDQEKNTCKNLPPIPTESNGFVHCHFVKQKLVLIKDCVADFGCVWLYDFVCSKWRQGAKMPRCQKGTVFACAVDEHGGLIYVGGGFYQEGIYLDGLRSASVYNVEEDKWDVLPDMNTSGSIGAFADGKFYVMDYDKFGVFDAYTRSWKTMENRFVSMLFVSGFERLHCFSIRELIAYDYSQDKLNIVGTFPIEDWGQLVNLGVVVSNKIFVRKCDPIQGQGFYMLEPPSESGGTVKLIGIDRPSGLQGFTISAATLDL from the coding sequence ATGGGGTCGCTATTTCCTTGTCTTCCAGATGAAATTGGATGGGAATGCCTGCTGAGGGTGGAATTGAACTCTCATCATAACCTCAGGTGTGTCTGCAAAAGCTGGAATGCCGCATTGAAAAGCCCCCACTTTTATCGAGAAAGAAAAAGATTGAAGATTTCTGAGCAACGGATTTGTATGCTCCAGGACATAGTCGGCGTTTGCAGCAGAGTAGCGGTATATGACCAGGAGAAGAACACCTGCAAAAATCTACCGCCCATTCCCACAGAAAGTAACGGCTTCGTTCACTGTCATTTCGTGAAACAAAAACTGGTTTTGATCAAGGATTGTGTTGCCGACTTTGGTTGTGTGTGGTTGTACGATTTTGTTTGTTCGAAATGGCGGCAGGGTGCCAAAATGCCAAGATGCCAAAAGGGTACAGTATTTGCCTGCGCAGTGGATGAGCACGGGGGACTCATTTATGTTGGTGGAGGGTTTTACCAAGAGGGCATTTATTTAGATGGCCTCCGTAGCGCTTCAGTTTACAATGTGGAGGAGGACAAATGGGATGTTCTCCCCGACATGAACACCTCGGGCTCTATAGGTGCTTTCGCTGATGGCAAGTTTTATGTAATGGATTATGACAAGTTTGGGGTTTTTGATGCCTATACGAGAAGCTGGAAAACTATGGAAAATAGATTCGTCAGTATGCTTTTCGTAAGTGGATTTGAGCGCTTGCATTGCTTTTCTATTAGGGAATTGATTGCATATGACTATAGCCAAGATAAGTTGAACATTGTAGGAACTTTTCCAATAGAGGATTGGGGTCAACTTGTTAACTTAGGTGTAGTTGTTAGCAATAAAATCTTTGTGAGAAAATGCGATCCCATTCAAGGTCAAGGTTTTTATATGCTCGAGCCTCCAAGTGAGTCTGGAGGAACAGTCAAGTTGATTGGCATTGACAGACCATCGGGCCTCCAGGGTTTCACTATAAGTGCTGCTACTCTCGATCTTTGA